A part of Variovorax sp. HW608 genomic DNA contains:
- a CDS encoding AAA family ATPase — MDSTIVRTAPVSEALIDAPGYRVLEGLGHTSSHVTWRARRERDGCPVVLKLPRALHPTPLEVARLHHEVEMSQALPAHAVVRALGVERWDDTRHALVLEDVGGESLASKIGPHMPLRSVLRLGCALAEALAAVHAAGVIHKDIKPANVIVVDGQQVRLTDFGFAVRIARESARELAPKELEGTLAYMAPEQTGRMNRPIDRRSDLYALGTTLYELATGLLPFRSQDPLDLVHQHIALLPPSPREHRPELPRVVADLILKLMAKDAEARYQSAVGVLADLRRCLEALDGDTVPPFEIGRHDANDEFRIPQSLIGRAGEVAELDDALSRSCAGAVQLVVVEGPSGIGKSVLVGEIARLASAARALHVHGKFDQFRRDLPYSAIIQAFGQVARRLLTEPDERLVAWREKLGAALAPNGQVLLDLVPELAPVLGPQPPVLALGLSEARTRFTLVLRGFVRALASAEHPLVLFIDDLQWADGASLALLQTLLTDPEMTHLLVVVAMRDADVGPSHPFRLFLEDLAQAPGAPPVRMVLGPLDRPAVARLLAAATRTSAAAVAPLAELVTAKTGGNPFFVGEFLRELSRDGLLRFDAQQREFRWELEAVRQRHTTDNVVDLVIERVARLPAATREALEFAAVVGHSFNLATLAQVAGRSTQQARADLGAALENDVLVPVGDDYKYTALAGDSQRAGQIVYAFLHDRVQQAVYGAIPVDRRPGAHHRVGRLLLALPPAQVTERLFDIAAHFEAAGQEVQGGDERAAIASLFLRAAQKANGSMAWDAARRFAEAGRGLLGPAGWQAGGTMHALSLEALKAAFLLADRAELEAIHDEIVRHARSELERAEATAVKIQLLVSAMAYGEALDVAVPLLARLGVRLPRKGWQPQVVAGLLRTKWALRGRPVVGLAELPAVSDPALQMAMRVLVTAGSAAYFSEPQLFPQMVFELVRHSIRDGTTPQSAFGYVCYGLAMCAVLGDYDGGLAFGRLALTVMDRTGARDFEAKVRFLGGLFILPWSHPLEDTLEPFRLGAAAGLETGDLEYYSYCFYGLDSHALFAGHELGALSQACAAHHEAILRHNQQKVGVVMLLVRDTIAWLRDDPPVVMGDIDEGRVLQLATERGDATSVAYAHAWRCCRACLGGAYDDALKAAAACRAYVAGIDGQLFVPFFQFYESLALLALARAGRPQPRGARLVAANQRRMIRWARRVPSTFLARWELVEAERARGAGRLADALGGYERAIAAAARADNLHDKALAHQLAAGCAADAAMPTIARGHLLQARRAWDRWGARRLARAQGDEGRGSLPPIPGSSPTSRATSSNSSSSPASTSNSSSGSGSGTGEALDARAMTRAAQAVSEKLRLPEVVRELCSLLLANAGARQAVLIARDEQDWHVLASAHVERPEADVLASGGALAHAEVFQGAVHLVLRTRRALLIDDALQDPTFRLDPYVARARPRSVLCSPMLRHGELVGAILLENELVAGAFTPDRVEFLQVIAGQAAISIENAGLVQDLEQSLDAQVALTNAHARFVPHQFLASLGRRNIQDVRLGDHASKSLSVLFSDIRGFTPLIGSLTPRASIDFINAYIGRMEPAILANGGFVDSYIGDAIMALFDGPPDDAVAAGVGMLRALREFNTERSAAGQAPLSIGVGINTGALMLGTIGGPNRIKCGVIGDPVNLAARIEGLTKQLGVPLLIGDETASGLTRPGAFLLRPVSRVVLVGRSEPVVVHEVFDADPPSLRDAKAANLDRYTRACAAFYAREWREARAGFEAVLAACPQDSAAQGYLRRCDALLADPPGADWTGVLQMERK; from the coding sequence GTGGACAGCACCATCGTCCGGACAGCGCCCGTCTCCGAAGCCCTCATCGATGCGCCCGGCTACCGGGTGCTCGAGGGCCTGGGGCATACCTCGTCCCATGTCACCTGGCGCGCGCGACGCGAGCGCGACGGCTGCCCGGTGGTCCTGAAGCTGCCGCGCGCCCTGCACCCCACGCCGCTGGAGGTCGCCCGGCTGCACCACGAGGTGGAGATGTCGCAGGCGCTGCCCGCGCATGCGGTCGTGCGCGCGCTGGGCGTCGAGCGATGGGACGACACGCGCCATGCGCTCGTGCTGGAGGACGTCGGCGGCGAATCGCTGGCCTCGAAGATCGGCCCCCACATGCCCTTGCGCTCGGTTCTGCGGCTGGGCTGTGCCCTTGCCGAGGCCTTGGCGGCGGTGCATGCCGCGGGCGTGATCCACAAGGACATCAAGCCCGCCAACGTGATCGTCGTCGACGGCCAGCAGGTGCGCCTGACCGACTTCGGCTTCGCCGTGCGCATCGCGCGCGAGTCCGCGCGCGAGCTCGCCCCCAAGGAACTCGAGGGCACCCTCGCGTACATGGCGCCCGAGCAGACCGGTCGCATGAACCGGCCGATCGACCGGCGCTCGGACCTCTACGCGCTGGGCACCACGCTGTACGAGCTCGCGACCGGGCTGCTGCCTTTCCGCAGCCAGGACCCGCTCGACCTGGTCCACCAGCACATTGCCCTCCTTCCCCCCTCGCCGCGCGAACACCGGCCCGAACTGCCACGCGTGGTCGCCGACCTGATCCTGAAGCTGATGGCCAAGGACGCCGAGGCGCGCTACCAGAGCGCCGTCGGCGTGCTGGCCGACCTCAGGCGTTGCCTGGAGGCGCTCGACGGCGACACGGTGCCGCCCTTCGAGATCGGCCGGCACGATGCCAACGACGAGTTCCGCATTCCGCAGAGCCTCATCGGCAGGGCCGGCGAAGTCGCCGAGCTCGACGATGCGCTCTCGCGCAGTTGCGCGGGCGCCGTGCAGCTGGTGGTCGTCGAGGGCCCCTCGGGCATCGGCAAGAGCGTGCTGGTCGGCGAGATCGCGCGGCTCGCGTCGGCGGCGCGCGCCCTTCATGTGCATGGCAAGTTCGACCAGTTCAGGCGCGACCTGCCCTACTCGGCCATCATCCAGGCATTCGGGCAGGTGGCGCGCCGATTGCTCACCGAGCCGGACGAGCGCCTCGTCGCCTGGCGCGAAAAGCTCGGCGCGGCGCTGGCCCCCAACGGCCAGGTGCTGCTCGACCTGGTGCCCGAGCTGGCGCCGGTGCTCGGCCCCCAGCCGCCGGTGCTGGCGCTCGGCCTGTCCGAGGCGCGGACCCGCTTCACGCTCGTGCTGCGCGGCTTCGTGCGCGCGCTGGCCAGTGCGGAGCACCCGCTGGTGCTGTTCATCGACGACCTCCAGTGGGCCGATGGCGCATCGCTCGCCCTGCTTCAGACGCTGCTGACCGACCCGGAGATGACGCATCTCCTGGTGGTGGTGGCCATGCGCGATGCGGACGTCGGCCCTTCGCATCCGTTCCGGCTCTTCCTGGAAGACCTGGCCCAGGCCCCGGGGGCGCCGCCGGTGCGCATGGTGCTCGGCCCGCTCGACCGTCCCGCAGTGGCACGCCTCTTGGCCGCGGCGACGCGTACCAGCGCCGCGGCGGTCGCGCCGCTGGCCGAACTGGTGACCGCCAAGACCGGCGGCAACCCCTTCTTCGTCGGCGAGTTCCTGCGCGAGCTCAGCCGCGACGGCCTGCTGCGCTTCGATGCGCAGCAACGCGAGTTCCGGTGGGAACTCGAGGCGGTCCGGCAGCGCCACACCACGGACAACGTGGTGGACCTGGTCATCGAAAGAGTCGCCAGGCTGCCCGCCGCCACGCGGGAGGCGCTCGAATTCGCGGCCGTGGTCGGGCACAGCTTCAACCTGGCCACCCTGGCGCAGGTGGCCGGGCGCAGCACGCAGCAGGCCCGCGCCGACCTCGGCGCGGCGCTGGAGAACGACGTCCTCGTTCCGGTGGGCGACGACTACAAGTACACGGCGCTGGCCGGCGACAGCCAGCGCGCCGGCCAGATCGTCTACGCCTTCCTGCACGACCGGGTTCAGCAGGCCGTCTACGGCGCGATCCCTGTCGACAGGCGGCCGGGGGCGCACCACCGGGTGGGCCGGCTGCTGCTGGCGCTGCCACCTGCCCAGGTGACCGAGCGGCTGTTCGACATCGCCGCCCATTTCGAGGCCGCCGGCCAGGAGGTGCAGGGCGGGGACGAGCGCGCCGCCATCGCCTCGCTCTTCCTTCGCGCGGCGCAGAAGGCCAACGGCTCGATGGCCTGGGATGCGGCCCGGCGCTTTGCCGAGGCAGGCCGCGGCTTGCTCGGCCCGGCGGGCTGGCAGGCCGGCGGCACGATGCATGCGCTGTCCTTGGAGGCGCTGAAGGCGGCCTTCCTGCTGGCCGATCGCGCGGAGCTGGAAGCGATCCACGACGAGATCGTGCGCCACGCGCGCTCCGAGCTCGAGCGGGCCGAGGCGACGGCGGTGAAGATCCAGCTGCTGGTGAGCGCCATGGCCTACGGCGAGGCGCTGGACGTGGCCGTCCCCCTGCTGGCCAGGCTGGGCGTGCGGCTGCCGCGCAAGGGCTGGCAGCCGCAGGTCGTGGCCGGACTGCTGCGCACCAAGTGGGCCTTGCGCGGGCGTCCCGTCGTTGGCCTGGCCGAGCTGCCGGCGGTGAGCGATCCGGCGCTGCAGATGGCCATGCGCGTGCTCGTCACGGCCGGCTCGGCGGCCTATTTCAGCGAGCCGCAGCTCTTTCCGCAGATGGTGTTCGAGCTCGTGCGGCACTCGATCCGCGATGGCACGACGCCCCAGTCCGCCTTCGGCTATGTCTGCTATGGCCTGGCCATGTGCGCGGTCTTGGGCGACTACGACGGCGGCCTGGCGTTCGGCCGCCTCGCGCTCACGGTGATGGACCGCACCGGTGCCAGGGATTTCGAAGCCAAGGTGCGCTTCCTCGGCGGGCTGTTCATCCTCCCCTGGAGCCATCCGCTGGAAGACACGCTGGAGCCCTTCCGCCTGGGTGCGGCCGCGGGCCTGGAGACCGGCGACCTCGAGTACTACAGCTACTGCTTCTACGGACTGGATTCGCACGCCCTCTTCGCCGGACACGAACTGGGCGCCCTGTCGCAGGCCTGCGCCGCGCACCACGAGGCGATCCTGCGGCACAACCAGCAGAAGGTCGGCGTCGTCATGCTGCTGGTGCGCGACACCATCGCCTGGCTGCGCGACGACCCGCCCGTGGTGATGGGCGACATCGACGAAGGCCGGGTGCTGCAGCTGGCCACCGAGCGCGGCGACGCCACGTCGGTGGCCTATGCCCATGCCTGGCGATGCTGCAGGGCCTGCCTCGGCGGCGCGTACGACGACGCACTGAAGGCTGCCGCCGCCTGCCGCGCCTACGTGGCCGGCATCGACGGGCAGCTGTTCGTGCCCTTCTTCCAGTTCTACGAGTCGCTCGCCCTGCTGGCCCTGGCCCGCGCGGGCCGGCCGCAGCCGCGCGGCGCCCGCCTCGTCGCGGCCAACCAGCGACGGATGATCCGCTGGGCCCGGCGCGTGCCGTCGACCTTTCTTGCCCGCTGGGAACTGGTCGAGGCCGAGCGCGCCCGCGGCGCCGGCCGCCTGGCCGACGCGCTGGGCGGCTACGAGCGTGCCATCGCGGCCGCCGCACGGGCCGACAACCTGCACGACAAGGCCCTGGCGCACCAGCTGGCCGCCGGCTGCGCCGCCGACGCCGCGATGCCGACCATCGCACGCGGCCATCTGCTGCAGGCGCGGCGGGCCTGGGACCGCTGGGGTGCCCGGCGCCTCGCGCGCGCGCAGGGCGACGAGGGGCGGGGCAGCCTTCCCCCGATCCCGGGGTCGAGCCCGACTTCCAGGGCGACGAGTTCGAATTCGAGCTCGAGCCCGGCCTCGACATCGAATTCAAGCTCGGGCTCGGGCTCGGGCACCGGCGAAGCACTCGATGCCCGCGCCATGACGCGTGCGGCCCAGGCGGTGTCCGAGAAGCTGCGGCTGCCCGAGGTGGTACGCGAGCTTTGCAGCCTGCTGCTGGCCAACGCTGGCGCACGCCAGGCCGTGCTGATCGCGCGCGACGAGCAGGACTGGCACGTGCTCGCGAGCGCGCACGTCGAACGCCCCGAGGCCGACGTCCTGGCGAGCGGCGGCGCCCTCGCCCACGCCGAGGTGTTCCAGGGCGCGGTGCACCTGGTGCTGCGGACCCGGCGCGCCTTGCTGATCGACGACGCGCTGCAGGACCCGACCTTCCGCCTCGACCCCTACGTGGCACGGGCCCGGCCCCGCTCGGTGCTGTGTTCGCCCATGCTGCGCCACGGCGAACTGGTGGGCGCCATCCTGCTCGAGAACGAACTGGTGGCGGGCGCCTTCACGCCCGACCGCGTGGAGTTCCTGCAGGTGATCGCCGGCCAGGCCGCCATCTCGATCGAGAACGCGGGCCTGGTGCAGGACCTGGAGCAGTCGCTGGACGCGCAGGTGGCGCTGACCAACGCCCATGCCCGCTTCGTGCCGCACCAGTTCCTCGCCTCGCTGGGCCGCCGGAACATCCAGGACGTGCGCCTGGGCGACCACGCCTCCAAGTCGCTCTCGGTGCTGTTCTCGGACATCCGCGGCTTCACGCCGCTGATCGGCAGCCTGACGCCGCGCGCGAGCATCGATTTCATCAACGCCTACATCGGGCGCATGGAGCCGGCGATCCTCGCCAACGGGGGCTTCGTCGACAGCTACATCGGCGACGCGATCATGGCCCTGTTCGACGGGCCGCCCGACGATGCGGTGGCCGCCGGCGTGGGCATGCTGCGGGCGCTGCGCGAGTTCAACACCGAACGCAGCGCGGCGGGCCAGGCGCCGCTGTCCATCGGCGTGGGCATCAACACCGGCGCGCTGATGCTGGGCACCATCGGAGGTCCGAACCGCATCAAGTGCGGCGTGATCGGCGACCCGGTCAACCTGGCGGCCCGCATCGAAGGACTGACCAAGCAGCTGGGCGTGCCGCTCTTGATCGGCGACGAGACGGCCAGTGGGCTGACCCGGCCCGGCGCCTTCCTGCTGCGCCCGGTGAGCCGCGTAGTGCTGGTGGGTCGCTCGGAACCGGTCGTCGTGCACGAGGTCTTCGACGCCGACCCACCCTCCCTTCGCGATGCCAAGGCAGCGAACCTCGATCGCTACACCCGGGCCTGCGCCGCCTTCTATGCGCGCGAATGGCGCGAGGCGCGCGCCGGGTTCGAGGCGGTGCTCGCGGCCTGCCCGCAGGACAGCGCGGCGCAGGGCTACCTGCGGCGCTGCGATGCGCTGCTGGCCGATCCCCCCGGCGCCGACTGGACGGGGGTGCTGCAGATGGAGCGCAAGTAG
- a CDS encoding FAD-dependent oxidoreductase, translating into MGKSVAVLGGGIGGLTAAHELLERGFEVTVYELKTIPGGKSRTLPATGTGVGGRPDLPGEHGFRFIPAFYRHLPDSMKRIPFGAGNCYDNLTPTSLIEIAQFGGAPVVVPSRLPRSWDEVLLVFKDIFDTDIGLLPGELEFFARRIWQVMTSCDERRLHELEAISWWEFVDAENRSPAYQRFLAEGLSRSLVAANAKEGSARTIGQVQVHLLFGQFDLAAGSTDRVLDGPTSPQLLLPWIAHIEQLGGRYLTRRRVRAIDCVDGRISGVQVEDVDTAAVTQVVADYYVCAMPVEVMGPLISDAMVAVDPSLANIRVLDPQVRWMNGIQFFLRTDVPVIHGHVLYVDSPWAITSISEAQFWKGIDLHDYGDGTVSGILSVDISDWQCKGYFIKEFACDLRPDQIADEVWQELKLALNQGGQVLLRDQDKVGYFLDTDIEDPQFDRPSKDINLEPLFINTPSSWGKRPQAGTGIENLVLASDYVQTNADLACMDSANEAGRRAVNALLDRTGSAAPRCQIWDMGMPELFLPFRMHDQERWDEGLPWDGGVLAGDAGAQRSWLAYTMAMARHARGDDGTGTPPAALAPVQAGAVTPADDAFHIAEYRSASHLFWYTEWWYFNWVDPKSGRSGMVTFSCFNPTDIDLMGVVNLNAAIFDPQGSGITVKMDYHGISEFWASAEKADVTLAGNTLQALDANTYEINATSDDGSVSMALVYTQADAPQVLANNVHGSSPWEVSSWLAYMPSARVNGWVSVNGERIELVEATGYHDHDWGIWFLPGNVWAWAAFSDPSRHIAFDVGLHAAFQKSVAYFRHGDLRLCFPQESFSSSFSDWEHWKVLWKYPKTVTFSAIDSTGQYKAEMTWRVTGTAPLWKYPLIVFEQAAQFTGTLSQKSGEGWEKVVDFDVPGFCEYTMTWTGDGPS; encoded by the coding sequence ATGGGCAAATCGGTGGCGGTGCTGGGTGGGGGAATCGGCGGTCTGACGGCGGCGCACGAGCTGCTCGAACGCGGATTCGAGGTCACGGTTTACGAACTCAAGACCATCCCTGGAGGCAAGTCGCGCACCTTGCCTGCGACGGGCACCGGTGTGGGAGGGCGGCCCGACCTGCCTGGCGAGCATGGCTTTCGCTTCATCCCGGCCTTCTATCGGCACCTGCCCGACTCGATGAAGCGTATTCCCTTCGGCGCGGGCAACTGCTATGACAACCTCACGCCGACGAGCCTGATCGAGATCGCGCAGTTCGGCGGGGCGCCCGTGGTGGTGCCCTCCCGCCTGCCGCGCTCGTGGGACGAAGTGCTCCTGGTGTTCAAGGACATCTTCGATACCGACATCGGCCTTCTGCCCGGCGAACTCGAGTTCTTCGCCCGCCGCATCTGGCAGGTGATGACCTCGTGCGACGAGCGCAGGCTGCATGAGCTCGAAGCCATTTCGTGGTGGGAATTCGTCGACGCCGAAAATCGGTCGCCTGCCTACCAGCGCTTCCTCGCCGAGGGCCTGTCGCGCTCGCTCGTCGCCGCGAACGCGAAGGAGGGCAGTGCGCGCACCATCGGCCAGGTGCAGGTGCACCTGCTCTTCGGCCAGTTCGACCTGGCGGCCGGCAGCACCGACCGCGTGCTCGACGGGCCGACCAGCCCGCAGCTGCTCCTGCCGTGGATCGCGCACATCGAGCAGCTGGGCGGACGCTATCTCACGCGGCGCAGAGTGCGCGCCATCGACTGCGTGGACGGGCGCATCTCCGGCGTGCAGGTCGAGGACGTGGACACCGCGGCGGTCACGCAGGTGGTCGCCGACTACTACGTCTGCGCCATGCCGGTCGAGGTCATGGGGCCGTTGATCAGCGATGCCATGGTGGCGGTCGACCCCTCGCTGGCGAACATCCGCGTGCTCGACCCGCAGGTGCGGTGGATGAACGGCATCCAGTTCTTCCTGCGCACCGACGTGCCGGTGATCCATGGGCATGTGCTGTACGTGGATTCGCCCTGGGCCATCACCTCCATCTCCGAGGCCCAGTTCTGGAAGGGCATCGACCTGCACGACTACGGCGATGGCACGGTCAGCGGCATCCTGTCCGTCGACATCTCGGACTGGCAGTGCAAGGGGTACTTCATCAAGGAGTTCGCGTGCGACCTCCGCCCCGACCAGATCGCCGACGAGGTCTGGCAGGAGCTCAAGCTGGCCCTCAACCAGGGCGGCCAGGTGCTGCTGCGCGACCAGGACAAGGTGGGCTACTTCCTGGATACCGACATCGAGGATCCGCAGTTCGACCGCCCGAGCAAGGACATCAACCTCGAACCCCTGTTCATCAACACGCCATCGAGCTGGGGCAAGCGCCCGCAGGCAGGCACCGGCATCGAGAACCTGGTGCTCGCCTCGGACTACGTGCAGACCAACGCCGACCTGGCCTGCATGGACTCGGCCAACGAGGCCGGGCGGCGTGCGGTCAACGCGCTGCTCGACCGCACCGGGTCGGCGGCGCCCCGCTGCCAGATCTGGGACATGGGCATGCCCGAGCTGTTCCTTCCGTTCCGGATGCACGACCAAGAGCGCTGGGACGAAGGACTGCCCTGGGACGGCGGGGTGTTGGCCGGCGACGCGGGGGCCCAGCGCTCCTGGCTCGCCTACACGATGGCCATGGCGCGGCACGCCCGTGGCGACGACGGCACCGGCACCCCGCCGGCGGCGCTCGCGCCCGTGCAGGCGGGCGCGGTGACGCCGGCCGACGACGCATTCCACATCGCCGAGTACCGCAGCGCATCCCATCTCTTCTGGTACACCGAGTGGTGGTACTTCAACTGGGTCGACCCGAAGAGCGGCCGCTCGGGCATGGTGACCTTCTCCTGCTTCAACCCGACCGACATCGACCTGATGGGCGTGGTGAACCTCAACGCCGCCATCTTCGACCCGCAGGGCTCGGGCATCACGGTGAAGATGGACTACCACGGCATCTCGGAGTTCTGGGCCTCGGCCGAGAAGGCCGACGTCACGCTGGCGGGCAACACGCTGCAGGCGCTCGACGCCAACACGTACGAGATCAACGCCACCTCGGACGACGGCAGCGTCTCGATGGCACTCGTCTACACCCAGGCCGATGCGCCGCAGGTGCTGGCGAACAACGTGCACGGCTCCTCGCCGTGGGAGGTGAGCTCCTGGCTGGCCTACATGCCCTCGGCCCGGGTCAACGGGTGGGTCAGCGTCAATGGCGAGCGCATCGAGCTGGTCGAGGCGACCGGCTACCACGACCACGACTGGGGCATCTGGTTCCTGCCGGGCAATGTGTGGGCCTGGGCTGCGTTCTCCGATCCGTCGCGGCACATCGCCTTCGACGTCGGCCTGCATGCCGCGTTCCAGAAGTCGGTGGCGTATTTCCGCCATGGCGACCTGCGCCTCTGCTTCCCGCAGGAATCGTTCAGCTCCAGCTTCTCGGACTGGGAACACTGGAAGGTGCTCTGGAAGTACCCGAAGACGGTCACTTTCTCGGCGATCGACAGCACCGGCCAGTACAAGGCCGAGATGACCTGGCGCGTGACGGGCACCGCACCGCTGTGGAAGTACCCGCTGATCGTGTTCGAGCAGGCTGCGCAGTTCACCGGGACCCTGTCCCAGAAATCCGGCGAGGGTTGGGAGAAGGTGGTGGACTTCGACGTGCCGGGTTTCTGCGAATACACCATGACCTGGACGGGCGACGGCCCGAGCTGA
- a CDS encoding phytoene desaturase family protein gives MGRHRDIVRLPGFEFGILHPESAYREALVARFPQQERAIGHWFESCDAARRTAMQLFASHAMPHWVAWALSLWRGADAEHWTRRTLADELALISDPELRAVLGARWADYGAPPAQAPFAMHALVTGAYNGGAYYPIGGPARFAQCLQPVIEAAGGALSLGCDVQRITTEGGRVSGVVYAMGGEQHVASSPRLISAMGVGNTVACLAPDVAAGWQQTIQALAPGLSCISLFVGLEGDLRAAGASSANHWIFEGDAIGSLWQRPADEDAPGIFVAFPSLKDPESRGRPTAELVAMVDPHVFAPWLARPDGERPQDYLALEARIEERLLSQFLRHFPALKPMLRFHELSTPLTQRRYVRSPGGAMYGIEMSAGRLTSPALHVRTPLPGLLLAGQDVVSPGVQGAFMGGLLAAASLEPALWASLGR, from the coding sequence GTGGGACGCCATCGTGACATCGTCCGATTGCCCGGCTTCGAGTTTGGCATCCTGCACCCGGAATCGGCCTACCGCGAAGCGCTCGTTGCGCGCTTTCCGCAGCAGGAACGCGCCATTGGACACTGGTTCGAATCCTGCGATGCGGCGCGTCGCACCGCCATGCAGCTCTTCGCCTCGCATGCCATGCCGCACTGGGTGGCCTGGGCCCTGAGCCTCTGGCGCGGAGCCGATGCCGAGCATTGGACGCGGCGTACGCTGGCCGACGAGCTGGCGCTGATCTCCGACCCCGAGCTACGGGCGGTGCTGGGCGCGCGCTGGGCCGACTACGGCGCACCGCCGGCGCAGGCGCCGTTTGCGATGCATGCCCTGGTCACCGGCGCCTACAACGGCGGCGCCTATTACCCGATAGGAGGTCCGGCTCGCTTCGCGCAATGCCTGCAGCCGGTGATCGAGGCCGCCGGTGGCGCTTTGAGCCTGGGCTGCGATGTGCAGCGCATCACGACCGAGGGCGGGCGCGTGAGTGGCGTGGTCTACGCGATGGGCGGCGAGCAACACGTGGCGTCGAGCCCGCGACTGATTTCCGCCATGGGCGTCGGCAACACCGTGGCCTGTCTGGCGCCCGATGTCGCCGCCGGCTGGCAACAGACCATCCAGGCGCTGGCCCCGGGGCTGTCCTGCATCTCGCTGTTCGTCGGGCTGGAGGGCGACCTGCGAGCGGCCGGTGCGAGCAGCGCAAACCACTGGATCTTCGAGGGTGACGCCATCGGCAGCCTTTGGCAACGACCGGCCGACGAAGATGCGCCCGGCATCTTCGTGGCCTTTCCGTCGCTGAAGGACCCGGAAAGCCGCGGCAGGCCGACCGCCGAGTTGGTGGCCATGGTCGATCCGCATGTCTTCGCGCCCTGGCTGGCGCGGCCGGACGGCGAGCGGCCGCAGGATTACCTCGCGCTGGAGGCCCGGATCGAGGAGAGGCTGCTGTCGCAGTTCCTGCGCCACTTCCCGGCGCTCAAGCCCATGCTGCGCTTCCACGAGTTGTCGACGCCGCTCACGCAGCGGCGCTATGTGCGTTCTCCGGGCGGCGCCATGTATGGCATCGAGATGAGCGCCGGGCGGCTGACCAGCCCGGCCTTGCATGTGCGCACGCCCCTGCCTGGCTTGTTGCTGGCGGGGCAGGACGTGGTCAGTCCGGGCGTGCAAGGCGCCTTCATGGGCGGCCTGCTCGCGGCCGCCTCGCTGGAGCCGGCGCTGTGGGCCAGCCTGGGCCGATGA
- a CDS encoding pyridoxamine 5'-phosphate oxidase family protein: MDDEMRRKILALLDQHRIMTIATLRPDGWPQATTVGYVNDGLTLYFLCGLDSQKAGNLARDDRVSLTIDHDTADLMAITGLSMAGRAQAVNDRAEAEKVLRMLPLKYPDAPPLPMKMPSPDEVRLFRITPTVISVLDYSKGFGHTDLVTC; this comes from the coding sequence ATGGACGACGAAATGAGACGGAAGATCCTGGCGCTGCTGGATCAACATCGGATCATGACCATCGCGACGCTGCGCCCGGATGGCTGGCCGCAGGCCACGACCGTCGGCTACGTGAACGATGGCCTGACCCTGTACTTTCTCTGCGGGCTGGACAGTCAGAAGGCAGGCAACCTGGCGCGCGATGACCGCGTCTCGCTGACGATCGATCACGACACGGCGGACTTGATGGCGATCACCGGCCTGTCGATGGCAGGACGCGCGCAGGCGGTGAATGACCGGGCCGAAGCGGAGAAAGTCCTGCGCATGCTGCCGCTGAAATACCCGGACGCCCCGCCCCTGCCGATGAAGATGCCGAGCCCGGACGAGGTTCGCCTGTTCCGCATCACGCCCACGGTCATTTCCGTGCTCGACTACTCGAAGGGCTTTGGGCATACGGATCTCGTCACTTGCTGA